In Papaver somniferum cultivar HN1 chromosome 1, ASM357369v1, whole genome shotgun sequence, a genomic segment contains:
- the LOC113356753 gene encoding uncharacterized protein LOC113356753: MSKGFFVVMLRDEHTKARIRNRKWFVNQQELRMMDWYPGFDPERQNTSHAPVWVHLPGLHAELWTERSLLSIGKAVGNPIVVDQRTLNLEFGSYASVLVDVDFAKHISDRILLTAGGRTFWQYVEIPKHPKFCLHCNIIGHNESECRRKPKSDESVKETEDTQEWQAAKGKDINILVVVGENVAGKEDTSQLEEVLAASEAQLRAASDAVETAKQALAAKRALANILMVDETTIASKSGKSDELARTNHSSTDRNQANSSTPFIPIQDAVVHSIAETPTCNALTDNTVVISPNKFDVLTAELGLDNTVQQSNQEEESSDEELTPEKASAGVKGAKWSEIPVEKVVTKQTRKPGRVLIQTSSQQSTSQSYTQNKSPESKSDSDSEVNDLGIRVSKGFSPVIEKRVPIKNPKISSKPKKTVS, translated from the exons ATGAGTAAGGGTTTCTTTGTAGTTATGTTGCGTGATGAGCATACAAAAGCCAGAATCCGTAACAGGAAATGGTTTGTTAATCAACAAGAGCTACGTATGATGGATTGGTACCCTGGTTTCGATCCTGAAAGACAAAATACTTCCCATGCACCTGTTTGGGTTCATCTCCCGGGTCTTCATGCAGAGTTATGGACTGAGAGATCTTTGTTATCCATTGGGAAAGCAGTTGGTAATCCGATTGTAGTTGATCAAAGAACATTGAATCTGGAGTTTGGAAGCTACGCATCAGTGCTAGTTGATGTagattttgcaaaacacatttCTGACAGAATTCTACTAACAGCTGGTGGGAGAACTTTCTGGCAATATGTGGAGATACCTAAGCATCCAAAATTCTGTTTGCATTGTAACATTATTGGACATAATGAGAGTGAGTGTAGGAGGAAACCAAAGTCTGATGAATCTGTCAAGGAGACGGAGGATACTCAAGAATGGCAGGCAGCTAAAG GTAAAGATATTAATATACTTGTTGTTGTTGGGGAGAATGTTGCTGGTAAGGAGGATACTAGTCAGCTTGAAGAGGTGCTGGCTGCTTCTGAAGCTCAGCTTCGTGCAGCGTCTGACGCTGTTGAGACAGCTAAACAGGCGCTTGCTGCGAAAAGAGCATTAGCTAACATACTGATGGTAGATGAAACCACAATTGCATCTAAGTCAGGAAAGAGTGATGAATTGGcgagaactaatcactctagtacTGATAGGAACCAGGCCAACTCTTCTACTCCCTTTATACCTATTCAAGACGCAGTGGTTCATAGTATTGCGGAGACACCTACCTGCAATGCTTTGACGGATAATACTGTGGTTATCTCACCGAATAAATTTGATGTTTTGACAGCTGAGTTGGGGCTAGACAACACAGTGCAACAATCTAATCAGGAGGAGGAGAGTTCGGATGAGGAACTCACGCCAGAGAAAGCATCAGCAGGTGTCAAGGGAGCCAAATGGTCCGAGATTCCAGTTGAGAAAGTTGTGACTAAGCAAACTAGGAAGCCTGGTCGTGTTCTAATTCAGACTAGTTCGCAACAAAGTACTTCACAAAGTTATACTCAAAACAAATCTCCAGAATCCAAGTCTGACTCGGACTCTGAGGTTAATGATTTGGGAATCAGAGTTAGCAAAGGTTTCTCTCCAGTTATTGAAAAAAGAGTTCCGATTAAGAATCCTAAGATATCTTCTAAACCAAAAAAGACGGTTTCCTAA